aaaaaaagaaaaaagtaaaaagcaaccAACTACACTTTTCCTTGttacaaattcagaaaagaaatgtgcataagagatgtaaagtttataagatTGAGAAACATagaagcttaagttgtttatcaaaaaatgttttaaggtctaaaaagatatttttaggatggtaatacaagttatgatagaaaatgggttaggtataaaactttgggcttacaaagataagatagataatacagtattttctccaaatttgccaaatacaaatggactgaaaattgtgaatataattctttttgtttgtttggttttttttttttcctggaactcattttgtagaccaggctagccttcaacgtgaatgtaattcttatctgATAGTTGTTTTCATTGTATACAGTTTTAATATGTGAGAgttaacatttttcctttttattcagataaaaagggggaaatgttgtgggctATTTgcatactgtgtgaagatgcattgctgtgattggggaataaagatctgaatggcccttagctaggcaggagaggataggcataATTTCTGGAAGTGATAGGATAAAGGAAGCTGAAGAAGTCAGACTTATGGGACAAAggaaaggtaactgagccacgtgatagaatgtagattaatagaaacaggttaattaagttataagagctagttagaaaaaaGTCTAAggtaaggccaagctttcacaattaataaaagtctctgtgttgAGAGCTGGTGGTCCCAATGAGAAAGCTTACTACACCCAATTGCACCAGGACAAGGCTCATCTGGGGTCCACTGACAGGGTACATTCAATGTAGGAGCAACTTCCTCATGGCTTACACAAGCTAAAAACACCTGTTTTTACAAGCCTAGCACAGTAAATTTATTCTCTAAACATAATGTCCACCATAACAAAGGCAACACAGTCATTAGGTTATACAGAAATGTAAAGATCAATGTGGgcatttgaactttttttttctctatttgcaAACAAATTCCTCTGAAgtgtaatcagaaaaaaaagagatagaagCCAGGTAAGAATAAAACGACACCTGGGAAAATAACAATCATAAGAAATTCAAAcccttcacagaaaaaaaagtcCCTGTTTTCCTCACAGCAAAACAGTTATATACTTACACAGTTTGTTAAGCGGTTTATTTTCAGTGGTAAACAAACAATATGTCTCACACTTTTGTAAAAAACTCTCTGTACTTTTAGAAATAGAAGAGCTGCTCAAGGGGTCAGAGATAAGCAGTAGTTAAAGAGCTGGTTGTGTAGTCATGGCGACTGGCATTCAGAtccctgcacccactggaaatcCCCACATCTGTTACTCCAGCACCAATTTAATTCTTCCTACTGTTTCCTAGGGATGGTTCAGGTCTTGTGTTATTGCTAGGACTGCAAGGTAGTGATGTATCTTTTTCTCAATGAATCCTATTGACAATGCTGAGGTTTTATTGACTCTCTTAAAGCAATTTACTAATGGTTGGTGAGCTGGTACCTGTTGTGcaacagtttcctctgagattgaaacattccacccTGAAGCTCCTTAAGCTAAAGGCAGACAACCCAAAAGAGCTCaaaaagtccctgaaactgaccagattcactaggcccctccagCAAGAGTAAGCAGTAAAAGCTGAGGGTCCCTCTCAGATGGAAGGAAGCTGGGCAGCAAGGAAGACTCTCAGAAGAGCAACCCTGGACCAgctacctggaagaagcagaaaccagccagcTCCTTGGAATAGGTTTAGACCAATGTAAGGGCATTCTCCAGCCTATTGAGGTGCCTGTAGGTTGTGCAATGTCTCTAAGTTCCCagattttgtgagctgtcacccatgctgaaGGTGGGTACCTGACTTtgtttgagtcatttctgctcctgtaagtaaccccaataaaacccattggttcaccaagttggactttggtgatgTCTGTACTTTGGGTCTGTCCTGGGTTCCCCATCTGGGGAGAGCAGAcagtgtgttttttattttttcatgaaaagttttgtcacacaacagtaCCTATCTGGTTTTATAACCGTAAAATTCTACTTATTCTTGGTAATAAGTAAGCATATTGTGAGAAGCATCTTGAAGGgtaattatatacattttttaagattttatttatttattatgtatacaacattctgcttccgtgtacatctgcacaccagaagagggcaccagatcttataacggagggttgtgagccaccatgtggttgctgggaattgaactcgagacctctggaagagcagtcggtgctcttaacctctgagccatctctccagccctatattttgttttttatttgaccATGATGGACAACTTCCTGAAAGACAAATGTACTAATCAGGATGAGGCAGGTTATGCTGAGACAATTAAGGTAACCCTGTGCtctggagaagggaactgagatgtGTGTGATTAGTTCACAGTCCTCCAACCGTCTTCCAACTCCTGGACCCACTTGGGGTTGAGCCGAGCCGCCACCCTCCAAAGAACGTTGACTTACGTTCTTTCAGGTCACATCACAACCAGCTCTGGAACCTTGAAGACTGTGGCTAGGGCAACCTCGGACTCAGGCATCTCTTGTGAGGCTTGCCTCTGCTGTGTTGGTTGAGTGGTTAAGGCCTGGTGTCTTAACGGTGACTAGGACGATCCGTCCGATTTCGAAATTCTGTGTTTTTAGCTGGTTACTGTGCCCTGGCGAGACCCTTTTAAGGAAGTGGTCCTAGAACTCCACGGGGTTTCCCACAGTGGACCTTGGTGAACTGCCAACATTTGTTTATCCACCAATCGGTTCCCGACGTTGCCAGCTCAATTGACTTCATCTCTGACTTACCCTGACATCCAAAGTCAACTCTGTTTATACAAAGAAAAGCTATTCTGAGCTCTTCTTCCCGTGGCCTGATAGGTTTCCGATCTTGAACCAACTTGCGGCTTATACATTTACTGAAATAAGTGATTCTCCGGGCGTCAGAGTACCGCACCCAGCAAAGACAATCCGGGCAGTGATTCCATGTGGAAACCTAAACAGTGTGGGATGGAGATGAAGCCTGAAGCTTCTGGACAGGGTcgaaaaaggaaaaagcaggatGAAGTTTGGAGAGAGATGGTGCCTGAAGCTTTGGGACAAGGTGTAAAACCGAAATACCAAGATGAAGGTGGAACGGATCTGGAGTTCGAACAGCCCAGAAAGGCTCGGAAGAGGGTATCTCAGGAACAGCGAGATCTAGAGCTTCTGAGTGAACAACTGAGCAAGGATCAGATACAGAAACGTGGGGAAGAGAATCCAGGACAACTAAAGCCCCCAGAGCGGGGCAAAGGTCCACAGGAGCAGGCTGCAACTGGGAGAAAGTCTGCTGTTGGTGGCAAGGGTCGCAAGCGGCCCTATTGTGTCATGGAAGAATACGACCAACCCCACCAAAGGGAAAAATACCAAAAGTTACTGCAGGACCTTCAACAAAGTGATCATGTGAACTCTGACCCACACAGGGCTCAGACAACCCTTATGGATACCTTGAAGATCAAAGGTTGTGTGGAAGGGCACAGTCGTGGATCCAGAACAACTCAGCGTGATCCCAAACGATCTACTGTTGTTGCTGCAACAGAATGTCTCTCACcagacaaaagagaaaagctgTGTTCTGAGAAATCTTCTGATACACAGAAGAAAGATGGAGTGAACCTTGAAGGAAGAAGGGAACACCACGGGGAGCCTGACTTATTAGGAGCACAGGCTCAAATTTTCCTGCACAAGATGCCAGTATTTACagcaaagaaaaagcctgctgcAGAGCAACAAAAGGGCAGAGGAATGGAGGAAGTCCTTGATGTTACAGAGGACATGGAAAAGGAAATTAAGAACGCACTGGGTCCAGGGCCCCAAGAGGAAATCTTGAGTAGAGCATTCAAATTGCAAATTACTCGAGGCGATATCCAGACACTAGAGAATGGTCAATGGCTCAATGATGAGATTATCAATTTTTATATGAATCTCCTGgttgagagaaatgaaaatcaaggcTACCCAGCTCTTCACGTGTTTAGCACTTTTTTCTACCCCAAACTAAAGCATGGCGGCTACAGTTCTGTTAAAAGATGGACTCGAGGAATGgatctttttgaaaaagaaattgttCTAGTGCCTATTCACCGGAAGGTCCATTGGAGTCTGATTGTAATCGACCTAAGAAAACAGAGTATTGTATACCTCGATTCAATGGGACAGACAGGGCAGAATATTTGTGAGACCATCTTCCAGTATTTACAAAATGAGAGCAAAACTCGAAGGAGCATAGAGCTGGACCCTTTGGAGTGGAAGCAATACAGTGTGACATCAGAAGAGATCCCACGGCAGCTGAATGGGAGCGACTGCGGAATGTTTACTTGTAAATATGCAGATTACATTTCTAGAGACCAGCCTGTAACCTTTTCTCAGCAGCACATGCCCATCTTTAGGAAGAGGATGGTGTGGGAAATTCTGCATAGTCACTTACTGTAACAACATCCACCTGGTTGCTTGGCACCCCTGCACTTTTCCATCAGTGTTTCTATATACCTCAAGCAAGATGGTTGAGAATGGTTAAAACAGATACTAGCTGTCTGCCATGGATAAAGCTCACTCTCTTCAGTGTAGTCCTAACTTGGGGAGTCCCGCCCAGTGCCGTCTGCGGGATGCATGTAACTACTACAAGCTACACGAGAACACATCTTCAAAAAATATCGTTTTAATGCTGGATTTAGTTTATGAATCTCGTTATGAACCCTTCTTGCCCCACCTCCatgattctttgttttcattaactTGTTTGCAAACCGTGGCAGTTGCCATTTCCCAGTATTCTGTCATTACCAATTCTATTCCTTGTTTGAACTGTTTATTCCTGAAAGGTAGACCAATGACAATGTCATTCCCTGCAGAAGATCAGGAGGGACAtcagcaggaagaggaagtgatGAGCATCTCTaatgctggagctggagctgtgaAATTGAAGccggggtgtgtgtgagtgtgtgtgtgtgtgtgtgtgtgtgtgtgtgtgtgtgtgtgtgtgtgtgtgtgtgtgtgtgtgtgtgtgtgtgtgagtgtgtgtgttatgtatttCTTAAAGCTTGAAAATAGCACAAGAAAGGAAAGTGAGTTACATGGACTGATGTTTTTATGACCCATCTTACTCTACGGGACTTGTATAGAAGGTTGAACTGTGGCCAAGCTACTGATTGCCTGTCCAGGACTGTTAAGAAAACCGTCGTGGTTATTTAAAGACACATTCTTTCCCTGAATTCAGgaggcttttctttgttttggaagTTGATTAACTGTAATGGTAAATATCCATTTTTATCCCAGGTCTCATTTTTATCCCAGCCCTGAGCTTTGCTAGGGCTATGttgaattatttgaaaaaaagttttattcaatttaaagttatgttttttttttactttgttcatTAGATTAATATTGCTATATCCATTCCCACTGTGGAAGTGGGGATTTCATATTTACAGTTGATATTGCTGATTATACAATTTACATGTGATAAACTTGTATTTACCTTTTCTGTTCATTATCTTACTGTTGTGTTtatgcaatttttatttaataaagtttaaaGTTGTTCAGAACATATTTTGCAAGATCTTGTGTCCCCTGTTCCTTTTATGGTGTAGTAATGAAACCTGACTGTGTGAAGAAACCTGGGAAGCAGGTGCCCAGGGAATGACCTACCAGCTTAAATCATCTATACACTGTGCACATCAGTGACTGCTACTCTGTTCTGGGCCTCTGCAATGAAGTTAGAATATACCACAGAAGATCTGCTTCCTTATCTTGGGTTGTAGAGGGAGCTTGGTTGATCAGAGTCCAGCTTGAGCCCTGTAGAGTTGCAGCAATGGGCAAACTTAATGTAATATACATAGAGGCTTTTATCATTGAAGCCACTCTTCATTATTGCAAATGGAAACTCAGGTCCACCGCTCACCTCTCTACCAAAAACTAAGAGACTGACATTGGTAAAAAGAAAATGGTGTCTTTATAGTTTTTCCCAGATTTATGGAGAGAATATTTCTCAGTTCTCTCCAGATCTACATCTACACATCTCCCCTTTTCTATGCAGCAGCTTGATGATGTATAGAAAAGACAGCACAGAgtttgggaaatggctcagttggcaaagtacTTACCATATAAGCTTGAGGCTTTGCGTTTACACCAAGGGCCCAATTAGGATAAACCATGATGGGTGACCATGAGACACCAAAGCCCCGATCCTTTGTAGCAGAGTGGATTtcatcttctctcttcctcccagtgTGCCTCCCTCCTTGGGAGTGTATCTTTTCCTAATCAACTGCCCTTGCTTCTTCTGCAAGTGTATGTCTCTCATCAGTTCCTCGAGGACAGAGGATCCTGGAAACCCTTTAGAAGATCTTTCTGAACCTTGGTAACATCCAGTACCAGCAGTGTCTCTTTTCAAGTGCTTAATGTGTCTGTTTTCCAAGAAAACATTTCAcgatctggagagatggcagaaAAACTAAAGCTCAGGGGTAGATGGGAGAGCTTACCCACTTACCATGTGTAAAACCACgtgttcaatcctcagtacctcatcaaaaaagaagaaaaataaaagtttgaaagggtaacatatacatatttaaaggAAGCTTTTTCAATGCCTTACAGGTACTTAAAACTACAAACTAAAATAATTAAGTCTAACACAAGGAAAAATGCAACATACGTGTCAACAAACAGACCATCTAATAATATATAAGCACTTGATaacaaaaaagggaaggaaggctacaaataaaaagaggaccgaatgccaggcagtggtggctcgcacctttaatctcagcacttgagaggcagagacaggtg
This is a stretch of genomic DNA from Cricetulus griseus strain 17A/GY chromosome 8, alternate assembly CriGri-PICRH-1.0, whole genome shotgun sequence. It encodes these proteins:
- the LOC100770111 gene encoding sentrin-specific protease 2-like; the encoded protein is MWKPKQCGMEMKPEASGQGRKRKKQDEVWREMVPEALGQGVKPKYQDEGGTDLEFEQPRKARKRVSQEQRDLELLSEQLSKDQIQKRGEENPGQLKPPERGKGPQEQAATGRKSAVGGKGRKRPYCVMEEYDQPHQREKYQKLLQDLQQSDHVNSDPHRAQTTLMDTLKIKGCVEGHSRGSRTTQRDPKRSTVVAATECLSPDKREKLCSEKSSDTQKKDGVNLEGRREHHGEPDLLGAQAQIFLHKMPVFTAKKKPAAEQQKGRGMEEVLDVTEDMEKEIKNALGPGPQEEILSRAFKLQITRGDIQTLENGQWLNDEIINFYMNLLVERNENQGYPALHVFSTFFYPKLKHGGYSSVKRWTRGMDLFEKEIVLVPIHRKVHWSLIVIDLRKQSIVYLDSMGQTGQNICETIFQYLQNESKTRRSIELDPLEWKQYSVTSEEIPRQLNGSDCGMFTCKYADYISRDQPVTFSQQHMPIFRKRMVWEILHSHLL